Proteins co-encoded in one Juglans regia cultivar Chandler chromosome 16, Walnut 2.0, whole genome shotgun sequence genomic window:
- the LOC109007475 gene encoding MLP-like protein 28, whose translation MSLSGKMEGEVEIKAPAEKFREIFSGRPHHISNVSPGKIQGCALHEGDWGTEGSVIYWDYVHDGKAKVAKEIVEAIDEKNHSVTFKVVAGDLMEEFKSFKIVFQATPKSEGSVVHWTFEYEKLSADVPEPNTLLQFVLDLSKDIGSHLSQ comes from the exons ATGTCTCTGTCTGGTAAGATGGAGGGAGAGGTAGAAATTAAGGCTCCAGCTGAGAAGTTTCGTGAGATCTTCAGCGGCCGACCACACCACATATCCAATGTCTCCCCTGGGAAAATACAGGGTTGTGCTTTGCATGAAGGTGACTGGGGCACTGAGGGCTCTGTCATCTACTGGGATTATGTACATG ATGGGAAAGCTAAAGTTGCCAAGGAGATAGTGGAagcaatagatgaaaaaaaccACTCGGTGACATTCAAAGTGGTAGCGGGAGATCTGATGGAGGAGTTCAAGAGCTTCAAAATCGTTTTTCAAGCCACACCAAAGAGTGAGGGCAGCGTGGTTCATTGGacctttgaatatgaaaagctGAGCGCGGATGTTCCGGAACCCAACACTTTGCTGCAATTTGTGCTTGATCTCAGCAAAGACATCGGCTCTCACCTTTCCCAGTGA